The following nucleotide sequence is from Acidimicrobiales bacterium.
CTGATCGCCCAGCGGGTCACCGACGCGCTGTCCGAGCCCGTCGACCTCGACGGCGTGGTGGTCGACCCGTCGGCCAGCGTGGGCGTGTCGGTCACGGTGGACGGCGAGGCCGAGGCCGAGGTGCTGCTGCGGCGAGCCGACCGGGCCATGTACCGGGTCAAGCACGGCAAGGCGAGATGACGCCGGCGGGGTACTCCGGCACCCCGCTGCCGAGGAAGCTCGGCATCAAGGAGGGCTCGACGCTCGCCCTCCTCGGCGCCCCCGACGGCCTGGCCGCGCTGCTCGAGCCGCTGCCCGCCGGCGTCCTGCTGCGCCGGTCGACGAGGGGCACGGCCGACGTGATCCTGCTGTTCACCACGTCGCGGGACGACCTGGCCCGCCGCCTCCCGGCCGCCCAGCGGGCCCTGCACCCCGACGGCGGCCTGTGGGTGGCGTGGCCGAAGAAGGCGTCCGGCGTGGCGACCGACCTCACCGAGAACGTCGTGCGCGAGCTCGGCCTCGCCGCCGGCCTGGTCGACAACAAGGTCTGCGCCATCGACGAGACGTGGTCGGGCCTGCGCCTCGTCGTCCGCCTGGCCGACCGCCCGGCCCGACGCTGACGGGCGGCGACCCGGTCAGGGGCGCGGTTCGACCGGCTGCTCGAGGATCAGGCGGGGGCCGCGGTCGTAGGTGAGGTAGTTCCAGGCCCAGTTCACGAGCACCGACGTGCGGTTGCGGAAGCCGATGACCCGGAGCAGGTGGAGGCGCAGCCAGGCCAGCCAGCCGAGCGTCCCGGTCAGCTGGAGGCCCCGCGGCAGCTGGGCGACGCCGGCCCGGCGGCCGATCGTCGCCATCATCCCCTCGTCCCGGTAGCGGAACGGCTCGGTCGGCCGGCCGGCCACCCGGGCGGCCACCTGGCGGGCCACGTGCTCGCCGGCCTGGATGGCGACCGGCGCCATCTGGGGCAGCAGGTCCCCCGCCGTGTCGCGGGCGGCGGCCAGGTCGCCGGCCACGAACGCGTCCGGCCGGCCGGGCAGGGACAGGTCGGCCTCGACCACCACCCGGCCGCCGGGACCGAGCGGCGCGCCGAGCGCCTCGCCGAGCGGCCCGGCCCGCACGCCGGCCGCCCACACGACGGTGGCGGCCGGGATGGCCTCGCCCGAGGCCAGCACGACCCGGTCGGGGGCCACCTCGGCCACCCGCTCGGCGAGGCGCACCTCCACGCCCCTCGCCTCGAGGGTGGCGAGGGCGTGGCGCTGCGACCGGGCGGCGAAGGGCGGCAGCACCGCGTCGCGGGCCTCCACGAGCACGACGCGCGCCTCGTCCAGGTCGAGGGCCGGGAAGTCCTTGCGCAGCACGCTGTCCCGCAGCTCGACCAGCGCGCCGGACAGCTCCACGCCGGTCGGGCCGGCGCCGATCACCACGACCGTCGTGCACCCCTCGGGCGCCTCGGGGTCGGCGTCGGCCGCCTCGAACCGGGACAGCAGGTGGTTGCGGAGGCGGACGGCGTCGGCCAGCGAGTACAGCGGGAAGGCGTGGCGCTCCGCGCCGGCCACGCCCATCCAGTTCGTCGTCGCCCCGCTGGCCACCACCAGGTGGTCGAACGCGAGCGTGGCGCCGCCGTCGAGCACCACCACCCCGGCGTCCCAGTCGACGGCCACCACCCGGCCCCGGCGGACGGTCACGTCGGTGCGGCCGTGGAAGATGCCCCGCACCGGGAAGGCGACGTCGGCCGGGTTCAGGCCGGCCGTCGCCACCTGGTACAGCAGCGCCTGGAACGTGTGGAAGTTGTTGGCGTCGACCAGGGTGACGTCCACCGGCACGCCGGCCAGGCCCCGCACGACGGCGAGCCCGGCGAACCCGGCGCCGACCACGACGACCCGGCGGCGGCCGGTCACTGCTGGCACTGCGGGCACCAGTAGGTCGTCCTCGCCTGCTCGCCCTGGCGCCG
It contains:
- a CDS encoding diguanylate cyclase — its product is LIAQRVTDALSEPVDLDGVVVDPSASVGVSVTVDGEAEAEVLLRRADRAMYRVKHGKAR
- a CDS encoding DUF3052 family protein, whose protein sequence is MTPAGYSGTPLPRKLGIKEGSTLALLGAPDGLAALLEPLPAGVLLRRSTRGTADVILLFTTSRDDLARRLPAAQRALHPDGGLWVAWPKKASGVATDLTENVVRELGLAAGLVDNKVCAIDETWSGLRLVVRLADRPARR
- a CDS encoding NAD(P)/FAD-dependent oxidoreductase, with the protein product MPAVPAVTGRRRVVVVGAGFAGLAVVRGLAGVPVDVTLVDANNFHTFQALLYQVATAGLNPADVAFPVRGIFHGRTDVTVRRGRVVAVDWDAGVVVLDGGATLAFDHLVVASGATTNWMGVAGAERHAFPLYSLADAVRLRNHLLSRFEAADADPEAPEGCTTVVVIGAGPTGVELSGALVELRDSVLRKDFPALDLDEARVVLVEARDAVLPPFAARSQRHALATLEARGVEVRLAERVAEVAPDRVVLASGEAIPAATVVWAAGVRAGPLGEALGAPLGPGGRVVVEADLSLPGRPDAFVAGDLAAARDTAGDLLPQMAPVAIQAGEHVARQVAARVAGRPTEPFRYRDEGMMATIGRRAGVAQLPRGLQLTGTLGWLAWLRLHLLRVIGFRNRTSVLVNWAWNYLTYDRGPRLILEQPVEPRP